The Desulfovibrio piger DNA segment GGAAGCCCTGCTCCCGTACCGGGGGCTGTTTCTTCCGCATCTGCCGGACACCGCGCAGAAGGGGAGGCAAACGGGACTGCCCGGCCCGCAGCGTCCCCTGTGGCCGGGGCCCCTTGTCCTGCACCGTCTTCCGGGACAGGCATGGGGCGGCGCGAGGCCGCGTTCCGGCAGTGGGCCGCGGACATGCAGGCCCGTTTCGATGCCGGGCTGGAAGCGGAGGAAGACCGGGCGGCACGGCGCAAAGACTCGCTGGTCGTGCTGCCGCCGCCGACGGATACGGGCGGGAGGAAACGCCGGACAGCAAAGAAGGCACAGGCCGACGCAGCGGAGGCCCCGCGCCCGCGGACGTGGATCACGCGGCGGCGAAGCACCGAACCCGGGCACGAGGCCCGCTTCGAGGAGTGGCACGGCCCGGCACGGACAGGGAGCGTGCTGGAAAAGGTCTTCATCTCTCTGGGCGCGTCCCCGGAGCAGGCGAAGCTGAGCCGCTTGTGGCGCAGCTGGGATGCCGTGCTGGGGGCGGATCTGGCGCCATTGGCCCGTCCGCTGGGCCACCATGACGACAAGCTGCTTATCGGCGCCGAAGACGCCGTGCTGCTGCAGGAGCTCTATTATATGGGGCCGGAGATCGTGCGCCGGGTCAATGAGTTCCTGCAGGAGGATTTCTTCACGGCGGTGAAGGTCTCCCTGATGCTGGACCATCAGGATCTGGATGCGCCCAGCCCGGTGCTGGAGCGCTCCGCCGGGCGTCCGAAGGAAGAGGTCCCCGCGCCTTCCGGGGCCAGTCTGGGGCTCATGGATCCCGAATCGGCCGTGGCCCGCTGCTATGCCCGCTTCCTGGGCATGGAGCTGCCCGATCCCCGCAAATGACGGGCTGGAGCCGCCGGGAGGCGGGATTGACAAAGCTTTTCTTGCGATGCTAGGGTCAGCCGGTGTCGTGCTGGCCTTGCTGCTTTGTCGCTGTGGCTGCCGTCACGCTGCAGCTCAAGGGGAGGGTGCCATGCAGGATACGCTGGAAAATATCAGCCTCAAGCACGATAATGGCGAGGATATGCGCTTTCGTGGAAGCCTTTCCTCCGAGTGTTCCTGGTATGACGAGGAGCATGGCGTGCTGTGCCGCC contains these protein-coding regions:
- a CDS encoding DUF721 domain-containing protein produces the protein MGRREAAFRQWAADMQARFDAGLEAEEDRAARRKDSLVVLPPPTDTGGRKRRTAKKAQADAAEAPRPRTWITRRRSTEPGHEARFEEWHGPARTGSVLEKVFISLGASPEQAKLSRLWRSWDAVLGADLAPLARPLGHHDDKLLIGAEDAVLLQELYYMGPEIVRRVNEFLQEDFFTAVKVSLMLDHQDLDAPSPVLERSAGRPKEEVPAPSGASLGLMDPESAVARCYARFLGMELPDPRK